The following coding sequences are from one Macrobrachium rosenbergii isolate ZJJX-2024 chromosome 36, ASM4041242v1, whole genome shotgun sequence window:
- the LOC136856552 gene encoding zinc finger protein 345-like, with protein sequence MNPEHSLELPLKSETEDALPLPSISQENSNMAAFSETSNGDFLSLDPLMDIKIEPEVFCESNEDDEYSYEMNSVVNEKDSLTCKKEEVFCESNEDDEYSYEINSVANEKDPLTCKKEVEEERRNSHNGEKPFRSTNCEKAFYKKIKLTSHITNPTREKTFICNECGKAFSQKQHLSDHMRIHTGEKPFMCKECGKAFSHKPRFTGHMRLHTGEKPFMCKECGKAFSEKPNLVLHMRMHTGEKPFICKECGKAFSCKPNLTVHMRLHTGEKPFMCKECGKAFSQSTNLIAHMRIHTGEKPFMCKECGKAFSQKPHLTGHMRIHTGEKPLMCKECGKAFSKKPDLKVHMRMHTGEKPFMCKECGKAFSNKSDLGRHMRMHTGEKPFMCKECGKAFSIKSYLTAHMRIHTGEKPFVFKECGKAFSSKSDLDMRMHTEKKPFMCKECGKAFSHKPNLTVHMRLHTGEKPFMCMECGKAFSQKANLIAHMRMHTGEKPFICKECGKAFSQKPHLAGHMRIHTGEKPFTCKECGKAFSKKPDLTVHVRTQETNLLTYENS encoded by the coding sequence atgaatccagaacattctttagaattacctttgaaaagtgaaactgaagatgCATTGCCACTACCTTCCATAAgtcaagaaaacagcaacatggcTGCCTTTAGTGAAACCAGTAATGGTGACTTTTTGTCCCTGGATCCATTGATGGACATCAAAATAGAGCCAGAGGTATTCTGTGAgtctaatgaagatgatgaatattcatatgaaatgaattcagtagtgaatgaaaaagattcaCTAACATGCAAAAAGGAAGAGGTATTCTGTGAgtctaatgaagatgatgaatattcatatgaaattaatTCAGTAGCGAATGAAAAAGATCCACTAACTTGCAAAaaggaagtagaagaagaaagaaggaatagccACAATGGAGAGAAGCCTTTCAGATCCACTAACTGTGAGAaagcattttacaagaaaattaagctTACAAGTCATATCACAAATCCTACCAGAGAGAAAACATTCATATGCAATgagtgtgggaaagcattttcccagaaacaacATCTTTCagatcatatgagaattcatactggagaaaagccattcatgtgcaaggaatgtgggaaagcattttcccataaACCACGTTTTACAGGTCATATGAGAttacatactggagagaagccattcatgtgcaaggaatgtgggaaagcattttccgaGAAACCAAATCTTGTActtcatatgagaatgcatactggagagaagcccttcatatgcaaggaatgtgggaaagcattttcctgtAAACCAAaccttacagttcatatgagacttcatacaggagagaagccattcatgtgcaaggaatgtgggaaagcttTTTCACAGAGCACAAATCTTATAGctcatatgagaatccatactggagagaagccattcatgtgcaaggaatgtggaaaagcattttcccagaaaccacaTCTTACaggtcatatgagaattcatactggagagaagccacttatgtgcaaggaatgtggaaaAGCCTTTTCTAAGAAACCAGATCTTaaagttcatatgagaatgcatactggagagaagccattcatgtgcaaggaatgtgggaaagcattttccaataAATCAGATCTTGGacgtcatatgagaatgcatactggagagaagccattcatgtgcaaggaatgtgggaaagcattttccattaAATCATATCTTACAGctcatatgagaatccatactggagaAAAGCCATTCGTGTTCAAGGAATGTGGAAAAGCATTTTCCAGTAAATCAGATCTTGACATGAGAATGCATACTGaaaagaagccattcatgtgcaaggaatgtgggaaagcattttcccataaaccaaatcttacagttcatatgagacttcatacaggagagaagccattcatgtgcatggaatgtgggaaagcattttcccagaaagcAAATCTTATAgctcatatgagaatgcatactggagagaagccattcatatgcaaggaatgtgggaaagcattttcccagaaaccacaTCTTGCaggtcatatgagaattcatactggagagaagccattcacatgcaaggaatgtgggaaagcattttccaagaAACCAGATCTTACAGTTCATGTGAGAACCCAAGAAACCAACCTGCTTACATATGAGAATTCatag